Genomic window (Gemmatimonadota bacterium):
CGAAGAGTTCCGGAGCATAGAGTGGATAGCGGTCGGAGTATTCGCCTTCGCAGGCGGCGACGATGGCTTGACCGGTCCCGACGGGAACGCGCCAGGACTTGCGGGTCGCGGGGGCAACCGGGGCGGCGGTCCAATGGAGTACCCGTCCATGTTTGGTCAGTTTTTGCAGGAAGTAGAAATCCTCACCGCTGGTTCGAGGCGTCAGCCCGCCCACTCTTCGGTAGACGGAAACAGGCACGGCAATTGCCGAGCCGAGCGCAGTGAAGGAGTAGGGAGACCCGATTCGCCAGAGGTTGAGCGCATAGAAGCGCATGTAGATTTCGTAACCCAGCATCGCGCGGGTGACGGCTCCGTCGTCGGTGAGTGGATGGTAGTAACGCGCGGCGATGGCACAGGCGGCCGGATGCCGGTTGAAGGAGTCGATAAGGGATCGCAGATAACCCGGGGGCGTCAGCGTGTCAGCATCGAGGCTTACGATGATATCCCGGGGGGCGGCCTCCGCACAGATCGCATCCATCAACTCCTTTCGCGCGTGCCCAACACCGCTCCGCTTCGGTGGCCAGCCCCGGCCCGGTGAGGAGCGATCGATAATGCGGAGGTCGAGGTCCGTGATTGCGGCAAGCAGATGGAGACAGGCCTGGTTGGCTTCGCACACGGGGCGTCGATCCGGCTCGTGTTGCCACGCTTCCGGTTGGTTTACGCATAACCACGTGACAAATCGCACGCCCTCCTGTCGCCGAAGCGCGTCGAGGCAGGCGGGAAGGTATTC
Coding sequences:
- a CDS encoding glycosyltransferase — its product is MATVHIAIPVQDELEYLPACLDALRRQEGVRFVTWLCVNQPEAWQHEPDRRPVCEANQACLHLLAAITDLDLRIIDRSSPGRGWPPKRSGVGHARKELMDAICAEAAPRDIIVSLDADTLTPPGYLRSLIDSFNRHPAACAIAARYYHPLTDDGAVTRAMLGYEIYMRFYALNLWRIGSPYSFTALGSAIAVPVSVYRRVGGLTPRTSGEDFYFLQKLTKHGRVLHWTAAPVAPATRKSWRVPVGTGQAIVAACEGEYSDRYPLYAPELFDRISRTTEAFPELFAGPVETPLDEFLRNKIGTDALWQPLRDNHPTLDRFVRACHERLDGLRILQYLKAEYREAPTDDRATLIDWLDRYGCQLPGTETEASRVRALLNERALADLSTSELDAIRRVLFQMEDRYRREDDLKG